In the Candidatus Binatia bacterium genome, AATCTCCATGGTGGACGACGCGCGTCCGAGGACGCGGGCGATCGCCTCGTTATCCGAACCGGTGACGAATGCCGCCGCCGCATCCCCGCCCTGGCTTTCGCGCGCGCTGCCGGGCGCGCTGGTGAGCAGGTCGCCGGCGCAGACGAGTGCCCGCTTCCCGGCCGCCGCCAGGTCGAGCCCGAGCAGCAGCGCCGCCAGGCCCATGCGCGAAGATCCGCTCAGTGCGACCGAGCTCACCGTCTCCGGCAGATCGAGGGCGGCTTGGATCGTTGCCGTGTCCAGCTTCTCGGCGTAGGCGGGGCTGAGCGTGGCGAACAGGAGCGCGTCGACGGCCACCCCGCCGCGGAGCGCGTCGCGCGCCGCCTCGACGGCCATCGAGACCGCGTCCTCATCGAAACTCGCAACCGCGCGCTCGCCCTTGCCCGCCCCGATCGCCGCCCGCGTCAGGCGGAAGTAGGGAACATAGCTGCCGTATCGCACAATGCCTGCCATCTAGGCCTCCTTGTTTGAATACCCCCACGCACGGGGGCTTACTAATACCAAATCGGTAGCGATGGAAGCCCGTAATTCTTGACCGACTTTGGGTGCCTTCCAGCAGGCGCGCTATCGCTCCCTGCGCGGCCCCCGTATGGCACTGCTTCCGAGTGCTGCTGACCGGAGGACTTCGCTGCTGTCGCTGGTTGCTGGTCCGAGCGCATTGATGGCGACGGCCAGCACGATCATCAGCCCACACATGATGAGATAGAAACCCATCCCCGCAACCAGTCCGAAGCCGTCGGCGACCGCCGACATAACCCAGGGAATGGTGATGCCGCCGAGGGCCGCGCCGGTCACCACGGCACTGGTGATCCCGGCAACGTTGTCTGGATGATAGCGGCCGGCGAGCGCGATGACGCCCGGGAAGATCCCCGAAAATCCAAGGCCCGTGAGCGCAAACGCCACAACCGCCAGCGCCGGTTGCGGCGTGACCAGTGCGAAGGCGAACGCGGCCGCCGCAAAGATCGTCAAGCCAAGGACGAGGCGCTGCTCGCTGAGGTACTGTGACGTGGCGCTCAGCACCAGCCGGCCCGCGGCCAAACCCATCCAGTACAGCGACACCGCCGTGCCCGCGTAGCTCAGGTCCACACCCCGGACCGCGACCATGTACTTGGACAACCAGCCGCCGATGCCCATCTCCGCGCCGACGTAGGCCGCGAGCATCAACGCCATCACCATAGTCAGCTTGGAGCGGAGCGGCGTTGCCCGCGCCTGCTCCTGCGCCGGGCTGTCGTCGACGCGCGCCGCGTGAGGGATCGGCTGCAGTGCCCAACCTAGTGCGACGGCCGCTGCCAACCCTCCCGCCACGCCAAACACCGTGCGCCAGGACACCCCTCCGGCAACCGCTCGCGCCGCCGCTGCCGGTCCGATGAACGCGCCGACGGCGAAAAAGAGGTGTGCGAGGTTGAGCAGATTGGCGCGCCGCGCGCCGCCCATGGCGACGAGCAACGTGTTCAACGCCACTTCGACCACACCGAAGCCGAGGCCGGAGATGAACATCATCGTGGCACCGCCCGACCACGTGGACACCAGTCCGAAGCCGGCGAAGCCCGCCGCGAATCCCAGCATGCCGACGCAGAGGGCGACTCGCATGCCGCAGCGCTGGATGATGTGCCCGGCCGAAACCACCGAGAGCAGATACGCCGTCGCCTGTAGGGCGAACATCGACCCGGCTTCCACCAGCCGGATGTTGAACGCATCCACCAGGACCGGCAGCAGCGTGCCCGGCACGGTCAGGCAACCACCGACGGCGGCGAACGACGCGGCCGCGAGCACGACTCCCACCGTCGCCGACATATCGCGTTCCCGGTGCATGACGCAGACCTATACCCGCACTGCCGGCGAAAGTCTCGCGCCGGCGCGATTGGACCAGTTGCCGGCCGGTTATGGTATACGCGACGCGTATGATCTGTCGGGCAAGAGATACGGAAGTCCGCCTCGCCGCTCCCGATATCACCGTAGCCTGGCGCGGCCGCGTGGTGCTCAGCGGCCGCCTCTG is a window encoding:
- a CDS encoding MFS transporter, with amino-acid sequence MHRERDMSATVGVVLAAASFAAVGGCLTVPGTLLPVLVDAFNIRLVEAGSMFALQATAYLLSVVSAGHIIQRCGMRVALCVGMLGFAAGFAGFGLVSTWSGGATMMFISGLGFGVVEVALNTLLVAMGGARRANLLNLAHLFFAVGAFIGPAAAARAVAGGVSWRTVFGVAGGLAAAVALGWALQPIPHAARVDDSPAQEQARATPLRSKLTMVMALMLAAYVGAEMGIGGWLSKYMVAVRGVDLSYAGTAVSLYWMGLAAGRLVLSATSQYLSEQRLVLGLTIFAAAAFAFALVTPQPALAVVAFALTGLGFSGIFPGVIALAGRYHPDNVAGITSAVVTGAALGGITIPWVMSAVADGFGLVAGMGFYLIMCGLMIVLAVAINALGPATSDSSEVLRSAALGSSAIRGPRRER